A window of the Methanoregula sp. genome harbors these coding sequences:
- a CDS encoding biotin transporter BioY encodes MFGDLQRSRVIAYSAAFIGLIALGSWISVPIGYIPFTLQTLFVIMAGIIMHRYGAIPVLLYIILGVLGLPLFHNGMAGLGVLLGPSGGYLIGFIFAALITGLAYEQNSKLIRIGGIVVATGVIYLFGVAWLMYSLKLGFLPAITTGVLPFIAGDAIKAAAAYLIGQRIA; translated from the coding sequence ATGTTTGGTGATTTACAGAGATCCCGGGTTATTGCATATTCTGCAGCATTTATCGGACTCATAGCGCTGGGCAGCTGGATCTCCGTTCCGATCGGGTACATCCCCTTTACCCTCCAGACTCTTTTCGTTATCATGGCTGGTATAATCATGCATCGCTATGGTGCGATTCCGGTGCTGCTCTATATTATTCTCGGTGTGCTTGGCCTGCCCTTGTTCCATAATGGCATGGCGGGTTTAGGCGTGCTCCTTGGGCCAAGCGGGGGTTATCTCATCGGTTTCATTTTTGCAGCACTTATCACGGGTCTTGCCTATGAACAGAATTCAAAGCTTATCCGGATTGGCGGGATCGTTGTAGCAACTGGTGTGATCTACCTGTTTGGTGTCGCATGGCTGATGTATTCCTTAAAACTTGGGTTCCTGCCCGCGATCACTACCGGTGTACTCCCTTTTATTGCCGGTGATGCAATCAAGGCCGCTGCTGCATATCTGATAGGGCAACGAATTGCATGA
- a CDS encoding energy-coupling factor ABC transporter ATP-binding protein translates to MIRIENLSYRSLAIDTLSIGTGVTSVIGANGSGKTTLLKLCAGITVPDTGSVLIDNREPRKSDIGWVNEFPDRNFLFDTVSDEIASTLRFQHISPGDICQRMEEIQNRFGLARLSARMVRELSGGEKVLVALAAAMIQDPRVLVLDECDSHLDACSIQAIDRIIHQSGIPFVLRSTQDMELASLSDHLVFLEKGRILFSGTPESVFAKLADTAFYPLSWKCRA, encoded by the coding sequence ATGATCCGTATCGAGAACCTTAGCTACCGTTCACTGGCGATTGATACCCTGTCAATAGGAACGGGAGTTACTTCGGTTATCGGTGCGAATGGCAGCGGGAAGACCACTCTCCTCAAGCTCTGTGCGGGAATTACCGTGCCCGATACCGGCTCTGTCCTGATAGATAACAGAGAACCACGCAAGTCAGATATCGGCTGGGTCAATGAATTTCCGGATCGGAATTTTCTTTTCGATACGGTATCTGATGAGATAGCATCCACGCTTCGCTTTCAGCATATCTCCCCCGGCGATATTTGCCAGCGCATGGAAGAGATCCAAAACCGGTTCGGGCTTGCCCGCTTGTCTGCCCGGATGGTGCGGGAACTGTCCGGGGGTGAGAAGGTCCTTGTTGCCCTTGCTGCCGCGATGATCCAGGATCCCCGGGTCCTCGTCCTTGATGAATGCGACTCACACCTGGATGCCTGCAGCATTCAGGCAATTGACCGGATTATTCACCAGTCAGGCATACCATTTGTACTCCGCAGCACGCAGGATATGGAGCTTGCATCTTTGAGTGATCACCTTGTCTTTCTCGAAAAAGGCCGGATCCTTTTTTCGGGAACTCCGGAATCGGTCTTTGCCAAACTTGCAGATACCGCGTTTTATCCACTGTCATGGAAGTGCAGGGCATGA
- a CDS encoding energy-coupling factor ABC transporter ATP-binding protein: MKLVLDDVKATLGTWSFSAQGTFDEGLHLVCGDVGSGKSTLALMMAGLLPAASGSVTREQVSSLMVSFQFPEYHITGTTVHDECKSWGLDPETILSSISLGEKRDRDPLRLSRGELKRLHLACVLANPYDLLILDEPFSSLDVNEKQRICNTLSSRSKGITVLFTHEQAIFPRVAHIWEIREGRLWYCGSPPDGLWNWHYAPPLIRTLIAAGKTPKNISPEDLMEAACMT, from the coding sequence ATGAAACTCGTACTGGATGATGTGAAGGCAACTCTGGGAACATGGAGCTTTTCAGCACAGGGCACTTTTGATGAGGGACTGCATCTCGTTTGCGGAGATGTGGGGAGCGGAAAGTCTACGCTTGCCCTGATGATGGCAGGCCTTTTACCGGCAGCATCAGGTTCCGTTACCCGGGAGCAGGTATCGTCACTGATGGTCTCTTTCCAGTTTCCCGAATATCATATCACCGGCACAACCGTTCATGATGAATGTAAATCATGGGGTCTGGACCCGGAAACCATCCTTTCCTCAATCAGCCTTGGAGAGAAAAGAGACCGTGATCCATTGCGATTGAGTCGGGGGGAACTCAAGCGGCTTCACCTGGCCTGTGTTCTTGCAAACCCCTATGATCTCCTCATTCTCGATGAACCCTTTAGTTCACTCGATGTGAATGAGAAACAACGGATCTGCAACACCCTTTCCAGCCGTTCAAAAGGAATTACTGTGCTGTTCACTCACGAGCAGGCAATATTTCCCCGGGTCGCGCATATCTGGGAGATCCGTGAGGGCAGGCTCTGGTACTGCGGTTCGCCCCCGGATGGTCTTTGGAACTGGCACTATGCACCCCCCCTCATCCGGACATTGATAGCTGCGGGAAAAACACCGAAGAACATCTCTCCGGAAGATCTCATGGAGGCAGCATGCATGACATAA